From Desulfobacteraceae bacterium, a single genomic window includes:
- a CDS encoding cytochrome c family protein yields MKNRALKAFALLALAALALAAGSVVYSQEDVTTVRDSAFGNRMRPPVPFVHDDHNEKAGIDACNVCHHVVEDGQVLEDESSEDMECSECHLAAAGAKPIELIAVYHLRCGGCHREQLAGPVMCAECHPRN; encoded by the coding sequence ATGAAAAACCGCGCTTTGAAGGCCTTTGCACTCTTGGCGTTGGCCGCCCTGGCGCTGGCCGCCGGATCGGTCGTATATTCCCAGGAAGACGTCACCACCGTGCGGGACAGCGCCTTCGGCAACCGGATGCGGCCGCCGGTCCCCTTCGTGCATGACGACCACAATGAAAAGGCCGGCATTGACGCCTGCAATGTCTGTCATCACGTCGTGGAGGACGGCCAGGTGCTGGAGGACGAATCCTCCGAGGACATGGAGTGCTCGGAATGCCATCTGGCCGCCGCCGGCGCCAAACCCATCGAACTGATCGCCGTCTACCACCTGCGCTGTGGCGGCTGCCATCGGGAGCAGCTGGCCGGTCCGGTGATGTGCGCCGAGTGCCACCCCCGGAACTAA
- a CDS encoding (Fe-S)-binding protein gives MVAPATQDKPKIHDMGIAQGAAKLTPERIEVVIRQFLKNETGARLKAYLETCVHCGLCSEACHFYLSNDNDPAFAPAAKVKQTLGEIVKHKGRVSPAFIEKACEIAHTECNLCRRCAMYCPFGIDVAYLMLVMRRICHLLGTTPQYLQDTAHSHSATLNQMWVKEDEWIDSLQWQEEEAQEEIPKLRIPLEKEGADVFYSVIGPEPKFRAQLIYQAAVIMNTAGVNWTMPATPGWDNSDMCMYSGDNEMMARLKRAHFETAMRLKVKRIVMGECGHAFRSVYDMGNRALGWRMPPIPVVHAIEFYYELLKSGRIRIAKKYPTPVTIHDPCNVVRGRGLHEMLRYVADALCEKVVEMHPNREHNYCCSAGGGVINTGPPFKNKRVTGNRVKAEQLFRVKTKGVKTVIAPCHNCHGGLEDIIHVNQLGLELKFLGDLIYETMEKPE, from the coding sequence ATGGTTGCGCCTGCAACTCAAGACAAACCCAAAATTCACGACATGGGGATCGCACAAGGGGCGGCCAAGCTGACCCCCGAGCGCATCGAGGTTGTGATCCGGCAGTTTCTCAAGAACGAGACCGGCGCGCGCCTGAAAGCCTATCTGGAGACCTGTGTCCACTGCGGCCTGTGCAGCGAGGCCTGTCATTTCTACCTCTCCAACGACAACGACCCCGCCTTTGCGCCGGCCGCCAAGGTGAAGCAGACCCTCGGGGAAATCGTCAAACACAAGGGGCGCGTGTCGCCGGCCTTCATCGAAAAAGCCTGTGAGATCGCCCACACCGAGTGCAACCTGTGCCGGCGCTGTGCCATGTACTGTCCCTTCGGGATCGACGTGGCCTACCTGATGCTCGTCATGCGGCGCATCTGTCACCTGCTGGGCACCACCCCGCAGTACCTCCAGGATACCGCCCACAGCCACTCGGCCACCCTGAACCAGATGTGGGTCAAGGAAGACGAATGGATCGACAGCCTCCAGTGGCAGGAGGAAGAGGCCCAGGAGGAGATTCCGAAGCTCCGGATTCCGCTGGAGAAGGAAGGGGCCGATGTGTTTTACTCGGTCATCGGCCCGGAGCCCAAATTCCGCGCCCAGCTGATCTACCAGGCGGCGGTGATCATGAACACGGCCGGGGTGAACTGGACCATGCCGGCCACCCCCGGCTGGGACAACAGCGACATGTGCATGTACTCCGGCGACAACGAGATGATGGCCCGCCTGAAGCGCGCCCATTTCGAAACCGCCATGCGGCTTAAGGTCAAGCGGATCGTGATGGGCGAGTGCGGCCACGCCTTCCGCTCGGTTTACGACATGGGCAACCGCGCCCTGGGGTGGCGGATGCCGCCGATCCCGGTGGTCCACGCCATCGAGTTCTATTACGAACTGCTCAAGTCGGGGCGCATCCGGATCGCCAAGAAGTACCCGACCCCGGTCACCATCCACGACCCCTGCAACGTGGTCCGTGGCCGGGGTTTGCACGAAATGCTGCGCTACGTGGCCGACGCCCTCTGCGAGAAGGTCGTCGAAATGCACCCCAACCGGGAGCACAACTACTGCTGCAGTGCCGGTGGTGGGGTGATCAACACCGGTCCACCGTTCAAGAACAAGCGCGTTACCGGCAACCGCGTCAAGGCCGAGCAGCTCTTTCGGGTCAAGACCAAGGGCGTCAAGACGGTGATCGCCCCCTGCCACAACTGCCACGGCGGGTTGGAGGATATCATCCATGTCAATCAACTGGGGTTGGAGCTTAAATTTCTCGGGGACCTGATCTACGAAACCATGGAAAAACCCGAATAG